A genome region from Streptomyces antimycoticus includes the following:
- a CDS encoding triphosphoribosyl-dephospho-CoA synthase yields the protein MAGGAVRLALRLLGGAGPLVIAVPLVAMFLPESLGFLLARDRTDEARRLADRYIVAGRSTAENRATAVGWTSGAVAEQRGQGVVAVGRGRGGRCGGGQQLDPGLADTRDLQAHATGADLLALRWSAKALAPGFAAMAAAARRPGEPSRALREELGAIGRCAEWTMARAGGGAATGPLHHGALWVMGLLVAAAALRPGAGPGEVTATAKRIADHPDRGAPRRPSPGSQVSATYGAPGVRGEARAAFPHVRGALDALYRARAAGTTESQARLDALLTVMSTLQDTGPLYRAGPPGLRRVKEGARTVLDAGGAATPEGAAALAVLDADLRELGIAPRGSAALLAGALFLDGLAVEGLPAPAVTAPPVR from the coding sequence ATGGCTGGTGGAGCCGTTCGGCTGGCGCTCCGCCTTCTGGGTGGGGCTGGCCCGCTGGTCATCGCCGTACCGCTGGTGGCGATGTTCCTCCCCGAATCCCTCGGCTTCCTCCTCGCCCGCGACCGCACCGACGAGGCCCGACGGCTCGCCGACCGCTACATCGTCGCGGGACGCTCCACCGCCGAGAACCGCGCCACCGCCGTCGGCTGGACCTCCGGGGCCGTCGCGGAACAACGCGGCCAGGGCGTGGTGGCGGTCGGACGGGGTCGCGGGGGCCGGTGCGGTGGCGGGCAGCAGCTCGACCCGGGCCTCGCCGACACCCGCGATCTGCAGGCCCACGCCACCGGTGCGGATCTGCTCGCACTGCGCTGGTCGGCCAAGGCGCTGGCGCCCGGGTTCGCGGCCATGGCCGCCGCCGCCCGCCGTCCCGGGGAGCCGTCCCGGGCGCTGCGCGAGGAGCTGGGCGCCATCGGCCGCTGCGCCGAGTGGACGATGGCGCGGGCCGGTGGCGGAGCGGCCACCGGACCCCTTCACCATGGCGCGCTGTGGGTGATGGGCCTGCTGGTGGCGGCCGCGGCGCTGCGGCCCGGTGCCGGGCCCGGTGAGGTGACCGCCACCGCCAAGCGGATCGCGGACCACCCCGACCGCGGCGCACCGCGTCGGCCCTCACCGGGCTCGCAGGTCTCTGCCACCTATGGGGCACCGGGGGTGCGCGGTGAGGCACGGGCCGCGTTTCCCCATGTGCGCGGCGCCCTGGACGCCTTGTACCGGGCGCGTGCGGCGGGGACCACCGAGAGCCAGGCGCGCCTGGACGCGCTGCTCACCGTGATGAGCACCCTCCAGGACACCGGCCCGCTGTACCGGGCGGGCCCGCCGGGCCTCCGACGGGTCAAGGAGGGGGCGCGTACGGTGCTCGATGCGGGTGGCGCCGCAACGCCCGAGGGAGCCGCCGCCCTGGCCGTGCTGGACGCGGACCTGCGTGAGCTGGGCATCGCGCCGCGCGGAAGCGCCGCGCTGCTCGCGGGGGCCCTGTTCCTGGACGGTCTCGCGGTGGAGGGTCTCCCGGCGCCGGCGGTCACGGCCCCGCCCGTGCGGTGA
- a CDS encoding NPP1 family protein encodes MKKSSRIRRGSAILGSAIALVVAFPGSALADPPTALPANADGTEQTFQPAFDYDTDGCYPTPAIGPDGTIAGGLNPSGALNGQCRDSWDLDNTNGYSRSKCNNGWCAIIYGLYFEKDQAVAGSGLGGHRHDWEHVVVWVQDNEAKYVATSAHGNFNIYNRDQIRWDGTHPKVVYHKDGVSTHCFRPANSGDEPPENHHQTWQYPALVGWNGYPAGLRDKLSQADFGSATLGLKDSTFASHLAKAKPSEIPFDPNA; translated from the coding sequence GTGAAGAAGAGTTCGCGGATCCGTAGGGGATCCGCCATCCTCGGCAGCGCCATCGCGCTCGTCGTGGCCTTTCCGGGCAGTGCGCTCGCGGACCCGCCCACGGCTCTGCCCGCCAACGCGGACGGTACGGAGCAGACGTTCCAGCCGGCGTTCGACTACGACACCGACGGCTGCTACCCCACCCCCGCCATCGGGCCCGACGGGACGATCGCGGGCGGGCTCAACCCGAGCGGTGCCCTCAACGGCCAGTGCCGCGACTCCTGGGACCTCGACAACACCAACGGATACTCCCGCTCCAAGTGCAACAACGGCTGGTGCGCGATCATCTACGGCCTGTACTTCGAGAAGGACCAGGCCGTGGCCGGCAGCGGTCTCGGCGGACACCGCCACGACTGGGAGCACGTCGTGGTGTGGGTGCAGGACAACGAGGCCAAGTACGTCGCCACCTCGGCCCACGGCAACTTCAATATCTACAACCGGGACCAGATCCGCTGGGACGGGACCCACCCCAAGGTCGTGTACCACAAGGACGGTGTGAGCACCCACTGCTTCCGCCCGGCGAACTCAGGCGACGAGCCGCCGGAGAACCACCACCAGACCTGGCAGTACCCCGCGCTGGTCGGCTGGAACGGCTACCCCGCCGGGCTGCGCGACAAGCTGAGCCAGGCCGACTTCGGCAGCGCCACCCTGGGCCTCAAGGACAGCACCTTCGCCTCGCACCTCGCGAAGGCCAAGCCGTCCGAGATCCCCTTCGACCCCAACGCGTGA
- a CDS encoding polysaccharide deacetylase family protein, giving the protein MLQVSSPSRRDVLRSASGAVAATTCGVGCGHHPVSSSSRPAGATETPSSGTATPAGHAPRGPVRFPGLPPQIAHGPRGGNTVALTFHGQGDPELARSLLSEAERAGARVTVLAVGTWLDEQPELARRVLDGGHELGNHTMRHRAVCALPADEAYAEITECADRLHRLTGTIGSWFRPSQARTATDLVTGLAARAGYPHVLSYDVDSQDFQDPGPDAVRDTILGQVRAGSVVSLHFGHPGTLTALPAVLDGLRGRGLRAVTATELMHSDGVPATAGPGRRTDTG; this is encoded by the coding sequence ATGCTTCAGGTGTCCTCTCCCTCCCGCCGTGATGTCCTGCGGTCCGCGAGCGGTGCCGTGGCGGCCACGACGTGCGGCGTCGGCTGCGGCCACCACCCCGTGTCCTCGTCGTCCAGACCCGCCGGTGCCACCGAGACGCCCTCCTCCGGTACGGCCACGCCCGCCGGACACGCGCCGCGCGGACCGGTGCGCTTCCCCGGACTGCCACCCCAGATCGCCCACGGGCCACGCGGCGGAAACACGGTGGCCCTCACCTTCCACGGCCAGGGCGACCCGGAGCTGGCCCGCTCGCTGCTGTCCGAGGCCGAGCGGGCCGGGGCCCGGGTCACCGTCCTCGCCGTCGGCACCTGGCTCGACGAGCAGCCGGAGCTGGCCCGGCGGGTCCTGGACGGCGGCCATGAACTGGGCAACCACACCATGCGGCACCGCGCCGTCTGCGCGCTGCCCGCCGACGAGGCGTACGCGGAGATCACCGAATGCGCCGACCGGCTGCACCGCCTCACCGGGACCATCGGAAGCTGGTTCCGGCCGTCGCAGGCCCGTACCGCCACGGACCTCGTGACCGGTCTGGCGGCCCGCGCCGGGTACCCGCACGTCCTCTCCTACGACGTGGATTCCCAGGACTTCCAGGACCCTGGGCCGGACGCGGTGCGGGACACGATCCTCGGCCAGGTCCGCGCCGGTTCCGTGGTCAGTCTGCACTTCGGTCACCCCGGGACCCTGACCGCGCTGCCCGCGGTCCTCGACGGTCTGCGCGGCCGCGGTCTGCGCGCGGTCACCGCGACGGAGCTGATGCACTCCGATGGCGTACCAGCGACAGCGGGCCCCGGGAGGCGTACCGACACTGGGTGA
- a CDS encoding TetR/AcrR family transcriptional regulator — protein sequence MARATQTAGTSGTDRPAPRHHGNRHGRSEQARLAVLNAADDLLAEKGFAGVTMEGIATRAGVAKQTIYRWWSTKTDVLMDAFLQDVAEDLPVRDRGDLALDLRSYLGDLAGFLSASDAGAVFKALVAQAQHDPAFARDFRSRYLDDQRRRDRLPLERAMERGELPPGLDLTAETDQLTGPLYYRVLVTDEPVGQEFTDRLVDAFLHRHGLTAPTND from the coding sequence ATGGCACGCGCGACACAGACCGCCGGGACGAGCGGCACCGACCGACCGGCACCACGCCACCACGGCAACCGGCACGGGCGCAGCGAGCAGGCCCGGCTGGCGGTGCTGAACGCGGCGGACGATCTGCTGGCCGAGAAGGGTTTCGCGGGCGTCACCATGGAGGGGATCGCCACCCGGGCCGGGGTCGCCAAGCAGACGATCTACCGCTGGTGGAGCACCAAGACCGATGTCCTCATGGACGCCTTCCTCCAGGATGTGGCCGAGGACCTGCCCGTGCGCGACCGCGGTGATCTCGCCCTGGACCTGCGCAGCTATCTGGGCGACCTGGCCGGGTTCCTCAGCGCGTCCGACGCCGGCGCGGTCTTCAAGGCCCTGGTCGCGCAGGCGCAGCACGATCCGGCGTTCGCCCGGGACTTCCGGTCCCGGTACCTCGACGACCAGCGCCGCCGCGACCGCCTCCCGCTGGAACGGGCCATGGAGCGCGGGGAGTTGCCGCCCGGCCTGGACCTGACCGCCGAGACCGACCAGCTCACCGGCCCCCTCTACTACCGGGTACTGGTGACCGACGAGCCCGTGGGCCAGGAGTTCACCGACCGGCTCGTGGACGCCTTCCTCCACCGCCACGGACTGACGGCACCGACGAACGACTGA
- a CDS encoding DoxX family protein — MQHRKDLGLLALRLGVGGVLAAHGTQKLFGWCGGDGLEGTSQAMEAMGFRPGRVNALAAGLGEAGSGLLLAFGFATPVAGAAAAGTMAGAVSVNAPAGFFAQSGGYEFPALLGCSAAALGIAGPGRYSLDHLTRHALDQPWLIATAFTMSALTAAAVIRRRIAVTSERELAEERGFIDEQELAE, encoded by the coding sequence ATGCAGCACCGCAAGGATCTCGGACTGCTGGCACTGCGCCTCGGTGTGGGCGGGGTCCTGGCCGCGCACGGCACGCAGAAGCTCTTCGGCTGGTGCGGCGGCGATGGCCTGGAAGGTACCAGCCAGGCCATGGAGGCGATGGGCTTCCGTCCGGGGCGGGTCAATGCCTTGGCGGCCGGGCTGGGCGAGGCGGGCAGCGGGCTGCTGCTCGCGTTCGGCTTCGCCACCCCCGTGGCCGGGGCGGCGGCCGCGGGGACGATGGCGGGCGCGGTGTCGGTGAACGCGCCGGCCGGCTTCTTCGCCCAGTCCGGTGGCTATGAGTTCCCCGCCCTGCTGGGATGTTCGGCGGCGGCACTCGGGATCGCGGGGCCCGGCCGCTACTCGCTCGATCACCTCACCCGCCATGCGCTGGACCAGCCGTGGCTGATCGCGACGGCGTTCACCATGAGCGCGCTCACGGCGGCCGCGGTGATCAGACGCCGGATCGCGGTGACCTCGGAGCGGGAGCTCGCCGAGGAGCGGGGGTTCATCGACGAGCAGGAGCTCGCCGAGTAA
- a CDS encoding alpha/beta fold hydrolase, whose amino-acid sequence MFNRRSFGKIVGASAVGAPFAIRASGSAEAVNGADFVAHAPHTSFAALRQIKAGELNVGYAEAGPAHGPAVVLLHGWPYDIHSYVDVAPLLAAEGYRVVVPYLRGYGTTRFRSPRTFRDGQQSVFALDLLALMDALGIERAILAGYDWGSRTADIVAALWPKRCKALVSVTGYLITNREKNKQPQPPKVEWAWWYQYYFATRRGVLGLENPEYRRQLAQLVWRFNSPTWRFDQATFARTAAAFRNPDYVRIVIHNYRWRLGLAAGDPRYDGLERRLAKGPVIDVPTVTLDGGRDPFTPAGGGASYRDKFSGPYAHRTLKGIGHNVPQEAPEAFADAVVEADGLRRR is encoded by the coding sequence ATGTTCAACAGGCGCAGCTTCGGGAAGATCGTGGGCGCGAGTGCGGTCGGGGCGCCGTTCGCCATCCGGGCCAGCGGCTCGGCGGAGGCCGTCAACGGCGCCGACTTCGTCGCCCACGCGCCGCACACGTCCTTCGCCGCCCTGCGGCAGATCAAGGCCGGGGAGCTGAACGTCGGCTACGCCGAGGCCGGTCCGGCCCATGGTCCCGCCGTCGTCCTGCTGCACGGCTGGCCCTATGACATCCACAGCTATGTCGATGTGGCGCCCTTGCTGGCCGCCGAGGGCTATCGGGTGGTGGTCCCGTATCTGCGCGGCTATGGGACGACGCGCTTTCGGTCACCCCGGACGTTCCGCGACGGGCAGCAGTCGGTGTTCGCCCTCGACCTCCTCGCCCTGATGGACGCCCTCGGGATCGAGCGGGCGATCCTCGCCGGATACGACTGGGGCTCGCGGACGGCCGACATCGTCGCGGCGCTGTGGCCCAAGCGCTGCAAGGCCCTGGTCTCGGTGACCGGCTATCTGATCACCAACCGGGAGAAGAACAAGCAGCCGCAGCCGCCGAAGGTCGAATGGGCCTGGTGGTATCAGTACTACTTCGCCACGCGGCGGGGCGTGCTCGGGCTGGAGAACCCGGAATACCGGCGTCAACTGGCCCAGCTCGTCTGGCGGTTCAACTCGCCGACATGGCGCTTCGACCAGGCCACCTTCGCGCGCACCGCCGCCGCCTTCCGGAATCCGGACTATGTCCGCATCGTGATCCACAACTATCGCTGGCGGCTGGGGCTCGCGGCGGGTGATCCCCGGTACGACGGTTTGGAGCGGCGCCTCGCCAAGGGTCCCGTCATCGACGTGCCCACGGTCACGCTGGACGGCGGGCGCGACCCCTTCACCCCCGCCGGGGGCGGTGCCTCCTATCGGGACAAGTTCTCGGGTCCGTATGCCCACCGGACACTGAAGGGCATCGGCCACAATGTGCCCCAGGAGGCTCCCGAAGCCTTCGCCGATGCCGTGGTCGAGGCCGACGGTCTGCGACGGCGCTGA
- a CDS encoding 4-oxalomesaconate tautomerase, translated as MSGPEEVRCMLMRGGTSKGAYFLAEDLPSEPGARDDLLLRIMGSPDPRQIDGLGGAHPLTSKVAVVSASRDPDTDVDYLFLQIGVDRAEVSDRQNCGNLLAGVGPFAVERGLVAARDGRTPVRIKMVNSGDHATVTVPTPDRRVDYTGSAEISGVPGSAAPLVIGFQQGSGPLLPTGHARDVIDGTPVTCVDNGMPTVLIAASALNVTGYEDPGELEADTVLGARLQEIRLAAGRLMGLGDVSATTVPKLSLLAPPAHGGTVMTRTFIPVRCHTAIGVLGAASVAAGLCVEGNVGEDVARLPVTGERLRIEHPTGFLDIDTAVDNGASPVARGTAVVRTARKIFDGTVFPRPA; from the coding sequence ATGAGCGGGCCGGAGGAGGTGCGCTGCATGCTGATGCGCGGTGGCACCTCCAAGGGCGCCTACTTCCTCGCGGAGGACCTGCCGTCCGAGCCCGGTGCCCGGGACGATCTGCTGCTGCGGATCATGGGCAGCCCCGATCCACGGCAGATCGACGGCCTCGGCGGAGCCCATCCCCTCACCAGCAAGGTGGCCGTCGTCTCCGCCTCCCGGGACCCGGACACCGATGTCGACTATCTGTTTCTGCAGATCGGTGTGGACCGGGCCGAGGTCTCCGACCGGCAGAACTGCGGCAACCTCCTGGCCGGAGTCGGCCCCTTCGCCGTCGAACGGGGCCTGGTCGCCGCCCGGGACGGGCGGACACCGGTGCGGATCAAGATGGTCAACAGCGGCGACCACGCCACCGTGACCGTTCCCACCCCGGACCGGCGCGTCGACTACACCGGCTCGGCCGAGATCTCGGGCGTACCGGGATCCGCCGCCCCGCTGGTGATCGGCTTCCAGCAGGGCAGCGGCCCCCTGCTGCCCACCGGCCACGCCCGTGACGTCATCGACGGCACCCCGGTGACCTGCGTGGACAACGGCATGCCGACCGTACTGATCGCCGCGTCCGCCCTGAACGTCACCGGCTACGAGGACCCCGGCGAGCTGGAGGCGGACACGGTGCTCGGCGCCCGGCTCCAGGAGATCCGGTTGGCGGCAGGCCGGTTGATGGGCCTGGGCGATGTCAGTGCCACGACCGTGCCCAAGCTCAGCCTGCTGGCCCCGCCCGCCCACGGTGGCACCGTGATGACCCGCACCTTCATTCCGGTCCGCTGCCACACGGCGATCGGCGTCCTGGGAGCCGCCAGTGTCGCCGCCGGGCTGTGTGTCGAGGGAAACGTCGGCGAGGACGTGGCCCGGCTCCCGGTGACGGGGGAGCGGCTGCGCATCGAACACCCCACCGGCTTCCTGGACATCGACACGGCCGTGGACAACGGAGCCAGTCCCGTGGCACGGGGTACGGCAGTCGTGCGCACCGCGCGGAAGATCTTCGACGGCACGGTCTTTCCCCGGCCCGCCTGA
- a CDS encoding 4-carboxy-4-hydroxy-2-oxoadipate aldolase/oxaloacetate decarboxylase — protein MTHGNAGDAPAAARPAGVIVTDPPRAGAAHVDALRGYGVATVHEAMGRTGCLGPGLRPVQQDVRIAGTAVTALCWPGDNLMIHAAVEQCAEGDILVVATTSPSTDGMFGELFATALHHRGVRGLVIDAGVRDTAELRAMGFPVWSAAVCAQGTVKATAGSVNVPVVVGGQCIRPGDVILADDDGVMCVPRESAATAVEAAKARTAKEEATRAAFAEGQLGLDRYGLRETLDRLGVRYQPYAEHAGHAHGGAAS, from the coding sequence ATGACACACGGTAACGCGGGCGACGCGCCCGCTGCCGCACGGCCGGCCGGTGTGATCGTCACCGATCCGCCACGCGCCGGTGCCGCGCACGTGGACGCCCTGCGGGGGTATGGCGTGGCCACGGTGCACGAGGCCATGGGCCGCACCGGATGCCTCGGCCCCGGGCTGCGCCCCGTCCAGCAGGACGTGCGCATCGCGGGCACGGCGGTCACGGCGCTGTGCTGGCCCGGCGACAACCTGATGATCCACGCCGCGGTCGAGCAGTGCGCCGAGGGCGACATCCTCGTCGTCGCCACCACCTCGCCGTCCACGGACGGCATGTTCGGCGAACTTTTCGCCACCGCGCTCCACCACCGCGGCGTCCGCGGCCTGGTCATCGACGCCGGGGTGCGCGACACCGCCGAACTGCGCGCGATGGGCTTCCCGGTCTGGTCGGCGGCCGTGTGCGCGCAGGGCACCGTCAAGGCCACGGCCGGATCCGTCAATGTGCCCGTGGTGGTGGGCGGGCAGTGCATACGCCCCGGCGATGTGATCCTCGCCGACGACGACGGGGTGATGTGCGTACCGCGCGAGTCGGCCGCCACGGCCGTCGAGGCGGCGAAGGCCCGCACCGCGAAGGAGGAGGCCACCCGGGCGGCCTTCGCCGAGGGCCAACTGGGCCTGGACCGCTACGGGTTGCGGGAGACCCTCGACCGGCTCGGGGTGCGGTACCAGCCGTACGCCGAGCATGCCGGACACGCCCACGGCGGGGCGGCCTCATGA
- a CDS encoding formylglycine-generating enzyme family protein, translated as MDRIQARPTSCCTPSRGGGAAVPAPAATAHTGGYETDMALLPGGTFLMGTEDADGFPADGEGPVREVTVAAFRIDVHAVTNERFARFVRETGHVTEAERFGWSYVFAGFLPAALRRGAPRPEGTPWWCGVEGASWRAPEGPGSEVGERSRHPAVHVSWNDAVAYCRWAGARLPTEAEWEYAARGGLVGRRYPWGDELTPGGVHRCNIWQGRFPVKNTAEDGYRGTAPVDAFEPNGFGLYNVAGNVWEWCADWWSTDHADRPRADPGGPATGIAKVMRGGSYLCHQSYCNRYRVAARTSNTPDSSTGNLGFRTVRDT; from the coding sequence ATGGACCGCATCCAGGCACGCCCCACCAGCTGTTGTACGCCGTCGCGCGGCGGCGGTGCGGCCGTCCCCGCCCCTGCGGCCACGGCACACACCGGCGGCTACGAGACGGACATGGCGCTACTGCCGGGCGGGACGTTCCTGATGGGCACCGAGGACGCGGACGGTTTCCCCGCCGATGGCGAGGGGCCGGTCCGTGAAGTGACCGTGGCCGCGTTCCGCATCGATGTGCACGCGGTGACCAATGAGCGGTTCGCCCGCTTCGTACGGGAGACCGGACATGTCACCGAGGCCGAACGGTTCGGCTGGTCGTATGTGTTCGCCGGATTCCTGCCCGCGGCGCTGCGCCGGGGCGCCCCGCGCCCCGAGGGGACGCCGTGGTGGTGCGGGGTCGAGGGGGCCTCGTGGCGGGCGCCGGAAGGGCCGGGCAGTGAGGTCGGTGAGCGGAGCCGCCACCCGGCGGTCCATGTCTCCTGGAACGACGCGGTGGCGTACTGCCGCTGGGCCGGGGCCCGGCTGCCCACCGAGGCCGAGTGGGAGTACGCCGCGCGTGGCGGGCTGGTGGGGCGCCGGTATCCCTGGGGGGACGAGCTGACCCCGGGCGGTGTGCACCGCTGCAACATCTGGCAGGGGCGTTTCCCCGTCAAGAACACGGCCGAGGACGGCTATCGGGGGACGGCCCCGGTGGACGCCTTCGAGCCCAATGGGTTCGGTCTGTACAACGTGGCGGGGAATGTGTGGGAGTGGTGCGCCGACTGGTGGTCCACCGACCACGCCGACCGGCCGCGCGCCGATCCCGGCGGCCCGGCCACCGGTATCGCCAAGGTGATGCGCGGCGGCTCCTACCTGTGCCACCAGTCGTACTGCAACCGCTACCGCGTGGCCGCCCGCACCTCCAACACCCCCGACAGCTCCACCGGCAACCTCGGCTTCCGTACCGTCCGCGACACCTGA
- a CDS encoding GntR family transcriptional regulator, with product MPKEARPGTGEQAKQHAMEQLRQAILRGEMAPAQRLVENELAEQFDVTRASIRAALIDLASEGLVERIRNRGSRVRVVSVEEAVAITECRMVLEGLCAAKAAVEASEEQLTELADLGTAMSKAVAGGEPLTYSDLNHQLHARIREISGQQVAVELLERLNAQLVRHRFQLALRPGRAQRSLGEHLAVIEAIRARDPQAAEAAVRAHLASVIDALSEAPASTP from the coding sequence ATGCCGAAGGAAGCTCGTCCAGGCACCGGAGAGCAGGCCAAGCAGCATGCGATGGAGCAGCTGCGGCAGGCGATTTTGCGCGGGGAGATGGCACCGGCCCAGCGGCTGGTGGAGAACGAGCTCGCCGAGCAATTCGATGTGACACGGGCGAGCATCCGTGCGGCGCTGATCGATCTGGCATCCGAGGGGCTGGTCGAGCGGATCCGCAACCGTGGTTCACGGGTGCGGGTGGTGAGCGTGGAGGAGGCCGTGGCCATCACCGAATGCCGCATGGTCCTGGAAGGGCTGTGCGCCGCCAAGGCGGCCGTCGAGGCCAGTGAGGAGCAGCTGACCGAGCTGGCCGACCTGGGCACGGCGATGTCCAAGGCGGTCGCCGGCGGCGAACCGCTGACCTACTCCGACCTCAACCACCAACTGCACGCCCGCATCCGGGAGATCTCCGGTCAGCAGGTGGCGGTGGAGCTGCTGGAGCGGCTCAACGCACAGCTGGTGCGCCATCGGTTCCAGCTCGCGCTGCGGCCGGGGCGTGCCCAGCGGTCCCTGGGTGAACACCTGGCCGTGATCGAAGCGATCAGGGCCAGGGACCCACAGGCGGCCGAAGCGGCCGTCCGTGCCCACCTCGCCAGTGTGATCGACGCCTTGAGCGAAGCGCCGGCGTCGACGCCGTGA
- a CDS encoding APC family permease, whose amino-acid sequence MPQNHPPESTAAPAVLAEERRLHKDLGFWGLTAIGFSNILGSGWLFAALYAAQTAGPAALLSWIAAGVLCALIALVMVELGATRPEGGGTVRWPLYASGRLVGTMIGWSVLLSVGGTAAEISAIMQYAAHYLPGLYSGGTLTVSGLGVAVALSVVLTVCNWFAVRIFARLNNLISVFKVVVPVLTIVALFLSGTHSGRLTDHGGFAPYGYAACLTALAGGGIVYSVNGFQAPLDFSGEARNPRRTVPAAVLTGIGLAVLVYLGLQLAFLFTVPESLLGHGWKGVNFESPFGQLALVLNLHWLATLLYADAVISPGGSAYVGVAIDARHTYALAKNGLLPRFFMRIHPRSGVARRALLLNLAVIVVFMLPFGGWQDIVSVMGDMYLLIYAASAVAVAAFRAHDRERGVTRAEGRVPGVRWIAPVSFVVASEFVYWSGWHDLRLALPFVLVGAVLFLLQRREDGGASLGEELRRGAWLVFHLAALTVLSWLGTFGGSARLPAPYDTVVVGVLALAVFVWAVRAGARHLRASQVSAASP is encoded by the coding sequence GTGCCGCAGAACCACCCACCGGAGTCCACCGCCGCCCCGGCGGTGCTCGCCGAGGAGCGACGACTCCATAAGGACCTCGGATTCTGGGGCCTGACCGCGATCGGGTTCTCCAACATCCTGGGGTCCGGGTGGCTGTTCGCGGCCCTGTACGCCGCTCAGACCGCCGGCCCCGCCGCGCTGCTGTCCTGGATCGCGGCGGGTGTGCTGTGTGCCCTGATCGCCCTGGTGATGGTGGAGCTCGGCGCCACCCGCCCGGAGGGCGGTGGCACCGTGCGCTGGCCGCTGTACGCCAGCGGACGGCTGGTCGGCACGATGATCGGCTGGTCCGTGCTGCTCTCGGTGGGCGGTACGGCGGCCGAGATCAGCGCGATCATGCAGTACGCCGCGCACTATCTGCCGGGGCTCTACAGCGGCGGCACACTCACCGTCTCGGGACTCGGCGTGGCCGTCGCGCTCAGTGTCGTGCTGACGGTGTGCAACTGGTTCGCCGTGCGGATATTCGCCCGGCTGAACAACCTCATCTCGGTGTTCAAGGTCGTCGTCCCCGTCCTCACCATCGTCGCGCTGTTCCTGTCCGGCACCCATTCCGGACGCCTCACGGATCACGGCGGTTTCGCGCCGTACGGCTACGCGGCCTGCCTGACCGCGCTGGCCGGTGGCGGCATCGTGTACTCCGTCAACGGCTTCCAGGCCCCGCTCGACTTCTCCGGGGAGGCCCGCAACCCGCGCCGTACCGTACCGGCCGCGGTGCTCACCGGCATCGGCCTCGCCGTGCTGGTCTACCTCGGGCTCCAGCTTGCCTTCCTGTTCACGGTGCCCGAGTCGCTGCTGGGCCACGGCTGGAAGGGCGTCAACTTCGAGTCGCCCTTCGGGCAGCTCGCCCTGGTGCTCAACCTCCACTGGCTGGCCACGCTGCTCTACGCCGACGCGGTGATCTCACCGGGCGGATCGGCCTATGTGGGCGTGGCCATCGACGCCCGCCACACCTACGCCCTGGCCAAGAACGGGCTGCTACCCCGCTTCTTCATGCGCATCCACCCCCGGTCCGGGGTGGCGCGCCGGGCGCTGTTGCTCAACCTGGCGGTCATCGTCGTCTTCATGCTGCCGTTCGGCGGCTGGCAGGACATCGTGAGCGTGATGGGTGACATGTATTTGCTGATCTACGCGGCCTCGGCGGTCGCCGTCGCGGCATTCCGGGCGCACGACCGCGAGCGGGGAGTGACGCGGGCCGAGGGCCGGGTGCCGGGGGTGCGCTGGATCGCACCGGTCAGCTTCGTGGTGGCCAGCGAGTTCGTCTACTGGTCGGGCTGGCACGATCTGCGGCTCGCGCTGCCCTTCGTGCTGGTCGGCGCGGTGTTGTTCCTGCTGCAGCGTCGTGAGGACGGCGGCGCGTCCCTGGGGGAGGAGCTGCGGCGCGGCGCGTGGCTGGTCTTCCATCTGGCCGCGCTGACCGTGCTGTCGTGGCTCGGCACCTTCGGCGGTTCCGCCCGCCTCCCGGCACCGTACGACACCGTGGTGGTGGGCGTCCTCGCCCTCGCCGTGTTCGTGTGGGCGGTCCGCGCGGGCGCCCGGCACCTGCGCGCCTCGCAGGTCAGCGCAGCGTCGCCGTGA